Proteins encoded together in one Ipomoea triloba cultivar NCNSP0323 chromosome 4, ASM357664v1 window:
- the LOC116015960 gene encoding uncharacterized protein LOC116015960 codes for MGQAVDMAAKLWTLWLVRNDTFWNAKMWNINEIKCYVQHLVSAWQHGYSSPTVLMSRTTQPPSHSIASNVWSPPPEGMLKCNVDAALLDDNVGFGAVVRDHAGKFVAAYSGHLHCTRDPYLAETMAVKETLTWLKNRSTSNVIIEFDCLNFCNSFNTVSQDFSYVGLLIKQCRFIGSDIGNIVVRNVKRSANHVAHVLARATGSPSVLGVWDFSPPWCISLLVDI; via the coding sequence ATGGGGCAAGCAGTTGATATGGCTGCGAAGTTGTGGACTCTTTGGCTTGTCCGAAATGACACATTCTGGAATGCAAAAATGTGGAATATCAATGAGATCAAATGTTATGTCCAGCATTTGGTGTCTGCATGGCAGCATGGATACTCCTCCCCTACAGTGTTGATGTCACGTACCACTCAACCTCCTTCTCACTCTATTGCATCTAACGTGTGGAGTCCACCTCCGGAAGGTATGCTCAAGTGTAATGTTGATGCTGCTTTGCTTGATGATAATGTGGGTTTTGGGGCTGTGGTCAGAGATCATGCTGGAAAATTTGTAGCAGCCTACAGTGGTCATTTGCACTGTACTCGGGATCCCTATTTAGCTGAGACGATGGCGGTTAAGGAGACACTTACCTGGCTTAAGAACCGTAGTACTAGTAATGTTATCATTGAGTtcgattgtttaaatttttgtaatagTTTTAATACTGTCAGTCAGGACTTTTCTTATGTTGGTCTTCTTATTAAGCAATGTCGTTTTATTGGTAGTGACATTGGGAACATTGTTGTTCGCAATGTCAAGAGGTCAGCGAATCACGTAGCTCATGTGCTTGCACGGGCGACTGGTTCTCCTTCTGTCCTTGGGGTCTGGGATTTTTCCCCACCCTGGTGTATTTCGCTTTTGGTTGATATTTAA